In Pigmentibacter ruber, a genomic segment contains:
- a CDS encoding deaminase domain-containing protein, with protein MKLIKLKQFVIISSFFFHNLSFASVAECKNQTNSYILNFKKHKEIIVDTKDQNYLVFKDAHEFLNKVILKYELFSSNDFYLNKYNNYISRAVSAANSVEMLKKNLSNQTIQFPADAKFNTSAHVLMGKVYDKISHNLIDKINYLKLNSEKFKLLYDLSIEKENKRVSKEKFDAARVTEEKGSPKLEAIKKEMSLKDEAIKNILQNLNKLENKKISDTDEVIDNNFTYTINNEEISYTDLPKMTDSSKINMLLNSIDNDLKLILFKNITNSKDLDITDRTNFLNGTKTFSYAEFIPSRGDIKKYYSISGLNLKFKAPTLELRQKIQSKIYSDEYSNKDTLHERINLIDKILNEKLILVNQTDKYLIPALNTERRHIGLKKNELQSSNDFQLFKELPINKGKNIDDILDEFYDLKTFENLGESSLKQFKEKRFQFDKNARISDAEYKILNQFLAETQTNPNIEGNLTVYTSKPACHSCITGYESFQEQRPKIELKIITLTADLEKELKLNYLKGLPQ; from the coding sequence ATGAAATTAATAAAATTAAAACAATTTGTTATAATTAGTTCATTCTTTTTTCACAATTTATCATTTGCTTCTGTTGCGGAATGCAAAAATCAAACAAATAGCTATATTCTAAATTTTAAAAAACACAAAGAAATAATTGTCGATACTAAAGATCAAAATTACTTAGTTTTCAAAGATGCACATGAATTTTTAAATAAAGTTATTTTAAAATATGAGCTATTTTCGTCAAATGATTTTTACTTAAATAAATATAACAATTATATTTCCAGAGCAGTATCTGCAGCAAATAGTGTGGAAATGTTAAAGAAAAATTTATCTAATCAAACAATACAATTTCCTGCTGATGCCAAGTTTAATACTTCAGCTCATGTGCTTATGGGAAAAGTATACGATAAGATTAGTCACAATTTAATAGATAAAATTAATTATTTAAAGCTAAATAGCGAAAAGTTTAAGCTATTATATGATCTTAGTATAGAAAAAGAAAATAAGCGAGTTAGTAAAGAAAAATTTGATGCTGCTCGTGTTACAGAAGAAAAAGGAAGTCCAAAGTTAGAAGCAATTAAAAAAGAAATGTCTCTTAAAGATGAAGCAATTAAAAATATCTTGCAAAATTTAAATAAATTAGAGAATAAAAAAATTTCAGATACTGACGAAGTTATTGACAATAATTTTACTTATACAATAAATAATGAAGAAATTTCCTATACCGATCTTCCAAAAATGACAGATTCCTCAAAAATAAATATGCTTTTAAATTCAATTGACAATGATTTAAAATTAATTCTATTTAAAAATATTACTAATAGTAAAGATTTGGACATTACCGATCGCACTAACTTCTTAAATGGAACAAAAACATTTTCTTATGCTGAATTTATTCCAAGTAGAGGAGATATAAAAAAGTATTATTCAATTAGCGGCTTAAATCTAAAATTTAAGGCGCCTACTTTAGAGCTAAGACAAAAGATTCAAAGTAAAATTTATTCCGATGAATATTCTAATAAAGATACATTGCATGAAAGAATTAATCTGATTGACAAAATTTTAAATGAAAAATTGATTCTTGTTAATCAGACGGATAAATATTTAATTCCTGCGCTAAATACTGAAAGAAGACATATAGGCTTAAAGAAAAATGAATTACAGTCATCAAATGATTTTCAATTGTTTAAAGAATTACCAATTAATAAAGGAAAGAATATTGATGATATCTTAGATGAATTTTATGATTTAAAGACGTTTGAAAATTTGGGAGAAAGTAGTTTAAAACAATTTAAAGAAAAAAGATTTCAATTTGATAAAAATGCTAGGATTTCAGATGCAGAGTATAAAATATTAAATCAATTTTTAGCAGAAACTCAAACTAATCCTAATATAGAAGGAAATCTGACTGTCTATACTTCAAAACCAGCATGTCATTCCTGCATCACAGGGTATGAATCTTTTCAGGAACAAAGACCTAAAATTGAGTTGAAAATTATAACTCTTACCGCTGATTTAGAAAAGGAATTAAAACTAAATTACTTGAAAGGATTGCCTCAATAA
- a CDS encoding calcium-binding protein: MKLVSIKNTSKFSLLLFAATAMYGCKKNENSNEQHEYKNIAMEAAACGVEVVEIEEVKKHLSLKEDQLEYAKKLGKINKVAFSELYIQYQRINDMIEFLNKTKLKNGTNEFIDSKLEYFNDEKNIILKVISEMKRNDTLVSIDTNHPNKKPILNTFDANKKTIQVIDTVTKKVDIHKLNENDLQKLINYDDIINKSLTSKFSTGKLTKVKKFAFKGVEKFASGANKYNVLMNFVTMPNALSNINTSFQNGNYSTGIRDSLHFSANNADLFLDLYKASKGAAYWNGHQNTFKNITKLQIALNLASAGFEVYNAVELFKAASLETDPYKKQDYLVNASLNTASAVTSVGTALLLPLSAKAGPIGAAVGFSIMFSQGTYNAVRTADELRRLGFAENYAVPRAVETFFGLYQIEKDLKVKTKKTALHIQDSYIPEIMKKNNDLFFADILKNSYSNLYFINKIIYPKIDLYVPYTNYKYIYDHDEISSYTTTTETRLIKNEDHICLTNNSYFAEKSDSLENLHNISIQKYSSNLELKSASKEVPTPEPIHKKYYSMSESHSSINASVRKDLSFSYPNPTEPCPIVNKNTNMLSKQAQLSAEQNNLLANIQENKKANLYLVGYGDQGRHGNMIHTIVAERNSINLFNIHPATYLAHIEGGEKDDIFEFYDEIQNKIQDKGYIDGNKGIDTVNLQAFIGKSTTISLDQNIKVTSNLPEFRNIENIVGSNQSDTIHGNNQNNVFFGNNGDDKLFGYDGNDVLYSGKGKDFLAGGSKSDTYVILKTDLYNSGISNLSENLDKIETGLTKIDTEIKRINIAKNEIKSKINEIKNYRESYFRSANYSPDIYLPSIKYFDYVHLDFNEVAKNFKINIDDFRKSIINIEDNIKDGRVFGDLNEIKQKLNSFNTINAEYEALIKNLESIVRLENENGHFWVSDRINSYEVELAKLIQQDNFSSILVDIQKKYTSFKSEIQSINENYKKNLDGIKVIDNYDSSFNSQTDSFDAIMTDIDNLIAKRIDNNLILGIYIDNKFIPAIKVSNYFSGEKYQHLLISDMKGNILTSKSGNLFDQITLNENESENKDEIKTKIDTYKVKPENNNVIMADINSTNNIKNVIGTDKSDIIKGDSKDNILYGEGGLDKIYGNQGDDTIVINFDSGSDINQKYTLMNKLFLDGNVPEINSFVNGGEGHDTYIFNLNNTSKENSIFFSIIENEDIQKKIDNLVINDKENSIKKIKFYKFTDLKYKKKHLKIELIDNSLNNSYVILVKNWFEEQKNQHLQIQLGENFSLSDGILNQITNILNGKEKVDFTVDLDSDKSEIYVNTYNVINYARISDTIKFNRLNKEKSESSKVTLKFGRINNDLYIHFLEGRINYSYISIKDFFYWREVVREEFQVKIDDEIVMSNEKFDLLTDELMDGEVTQIFN; encoded by the coding sequence ATGAAATTAGTAAGTATTAAAAATACATCCAAATTTTCTTTGCTACTATTTGCTGCAACAGCTATGTATGGTTGCAAGAAAAATGAAAATTCAAACGAGCAGCATGAATATAAAAATATTGCCATGGAAGCTGCAGCATGTGGTGTGGAAGTAGTTGAAATAGAAGAAGTTAAAAAACATTTGAGCTTAAAAGAAGATCAACTTGAATATGCAAAAAAATTAGGAAAAATTAATAAAGTTGCTTTTTCTGAATTGTACATACAATATCAGAGAATTAATGATATGATAGAATTTTTAAACAAAACAAAATTAAAAAATGGAACAAATGAATTTATAGATTCTAAGTTAGAATATTTTAATGATGAGAAGAATATAATATTAAAAGTAATTTCAGAAATGAAACGAAATGATACTTTAGTATCTATAGATACTAATCATCCAAATAAAAAACCAATTTTAAATACTTTCGATGCAAACAAAAAAACTATTCAAGTTATTGATACAGTAACTAAAAAAGTAGACATACACAAATTAAACGAGAATGATCTACAAAAATTGATTAACTATGATGACATTATAAATAAAAGTTTGACTAGTAAATTCTCCACTGGAAAATTAACAAAAGTTAAAAAATTTGCTTTTAAGGGTGTAGAAAAGTTTGCAAGTGGAGCCAATAAGTATAATGTTCTTATGAACTTTGTTACAATGCCAAATGCTTTAAGTAATATTAATACTTCGTTTCAAAATGGTAATTATAGCACAGGAATCAGAGACTCCCTGCATTTTTCAGCCAATAATGCAGATCTTTTTTTAGATTTATATAAAGCTAGTAAAGGCGCTGCTTATTGGAATGGTCATCAGAATACTTTTAAAAATATTACTAAACTTCAAATAGCTCTAAATTTAGCTTCTGCGGGATTTGAAGTCTACAATGCAGTAGAATTATTTAAAGCTGCAAGTTTAGAAACTGATCCTTATAAAAAACAAGATTATCTTGTCAATGCAAGTTTGAATACCGCAAGTGCTGTAACTTCTGTTGGAACTGCGCTATTACTCCCTTTATCAGCAAAAGCAGGACCAATAGGTGCTGCAGTCGGTTTTTCGATTATGTTTTCGCAAGGCACATATAATGCCGTTCGAACTGCAGATGAATTACGCCGATTAGGTTTTGCTGAAAATTATGCTGTACCAAGAGCTGTAGAAACATTTTTTGGGCTTTACCAAATTGAAAAAGATTTAAAAGTAAAAACAAAGAAGACAGCTTTACATATTCAAGACAGCTATATTCCAGAAATCATGAAAAAGAATAATGACTTATTTTTTGCTGATATACTTAAAAATAGTTATTCTAACTTATATTTTATAAATAAAATAATATACCCAAAAATAGATCTTTATGTTCCTTATACAAATTATAAATATATATATGATCATGATGAAATAAGTTCTTATACAACAACTACTGAGACAAGATTAATAAAAAATGAGGATCATATTTGCTTAACAAATAATTCTTATTTTGCAGAAAAATCTGATAGTTTAGAAAATTTACATAATATTTCTATCCAAAAATATTCAAGTAATTTAGAACTTAAATCTGCTTCAAAAGAAGTACCTACACCAGAACCAATACATAAAAAGTATTATTCTATGTCAGAATCTCATTCCAGTATCAATGCTTCTGTAAGAAAAGACTTATCTTTTTCATATCCAAATCCCACAGAACCTTGTCCTATTGTAAATAAAAATACGAATATGCTTTCAAAACAAGCTCAACTTTCAGCTGAGCAGAATAATTTATTAGCTAATATTCAAGAAAATAAAAAGGCTAATCTTTACTTAGTAGGATATGGTGATCAAGGTCGTCATGGTAATATGATTCACACCATAGTAGCAGAAAGAAATTCAATAAACTTATTTAATATCCATCCTGCAACTTACTTAGCGCATATTGAAGGTGGAGAGAAAGATGATATTTTTGAATTTTATGATGAAATACAGAATAAAATACAAGATAAAGGATATATTGATGGTAATAAGGGAATCGATACTGTAAATTTGCAAGCTTTTATTGGAAAAAGTACTACAATTAGTCTAGATCAAAATATAAAAGTAACTTCAAATTTACCTGAATTTAGAAATATAGAAAATATAGTTGGTTCTAATCAAAGTGACACAATTCATGGAAATAACCAAAACAATGTTTTCTTTGGAAATAATGGAGACGATAAACTATTTGGTTATGATGGAAATGATGTTCTTTATTCTGGTAAAGGTAAAGATTTTCTTGCTGGTGGATCAAAAAGTGATACCTATGTCATATTAAAAACTGATCTATATAATTCAGGTATTAGTAATTTATCTGAAAATTTAGATAAAATAGAAACAGGTTTAACAAAAATAGATACTGAAATAAAAAGAATAAATATAGCTAAAAATGAAATAAAATCTAAAATAAATGAAATTAAAAATTATAGAGAGTCATATTTTAGAAGTGCAAATTATTCGCCTGATATATATCTTCCAAGTATTAAATATTTTGATTATGTACATCTTGATTTCAATGAGGTAGCTAAAAACTTTAAAATAAATATAGATGATTTTAGAAAAAGTATAATAAATATAGAAGATAATATAAAAGATGGGAGAGTTTTTGGTGATTTGAATGAAATAAAACAAAAATTGAATTCATTTAATACTATTAATGCGGAATATGAAGCATTAATAAAGAATCTTGAATCAATTGTAAGGCTAGAAAATGAAAATGGACATTTTTGGGTGAGTGATAGAATAAACTCTTATGAAGTTGAATTAGCTAAATTAATCCAACAAGATAATTTTTCAAGTATTTTAGTTGATATACAAAAAAAATATACTTCATTTAAATCAGAAATTCAATCAATTAATGAAAACTATAAGAAAAATTTAGATGGAATAAAAGTAATTGATAATTATGATTCTTCTTTTAATAGTCAAACAGATTCGTTTGACGCAATCATGACTGATATAGATAATTTAATTGCAAAAAGAATTGATAATAATCTTATTCTTGGAATATATATTGACAATAAATTTATACCAGCAATTAAAGTTTCTAATTATTTTTCAGGTGAAAAATATCAGCATTTATTAATATCAGATATGAAAGGAAATATTTTAACTTCAAAATCTGGTAACTTATTTGATCAAATTACACTTAATGAAAATGAAAGTGAAAATAAAGACGAAATAAAAACAAAAATTGATACTTATAAAGTGAAACCTGAGAATAACAACGTTATTATGGCAGATATTAATTCCACTAATAATATTAAGAATGTTATTGGTACTGATAAATCGGATATTATTAAAGGTGATAGTAAAGATAATATTCTATATGGAGAAGGTGGTTTAGATAAAATTTACGGCAATCAAGGAGATGATACCATTGTCATAAATTTTGATTCAGGAAGTGATATAAATCAAAAATATACATTAATGAATAAACTATTCTTAGATGGAAATGTTCCAGAAATAAATTCATTTGTAAATGGTGGTGAAGGTCATGATACATACATATTTAATTTAAATAATACTTCAAAAGAAAACAGTATTTTCTTTTCAATAATAGAAAATGAAGATATTCAGAAAAAAATCGATAATTTAGTCATTAATGATAAAGAAAATAGTATTAAGAAAATAAAATTTTATAAATTTACTGATTTAAAATATAAAAAGAAGCATTTAAAGATAGAATTAATAGATAATAGTCTGAATAATAGTTATGTTATATTAGTAAAAAACTGGTTTGAAGAACAAAAAAATCAACATTTGCAAATCCAACTTGGTGAAAATTTTTCTCTTTCTGATGGGATATTAAATCAAATTACCAATATACTTAATGGTAAAGAGAAAGTAGATTTTACAGTTGATTTAGATTCTGATAAATCTGAGATTTATGTCAATACATATAATGTTATTAATTATGCTAGAATCTCTGATACGATAAAGTTTAATAGATTAAATAAAGAGAAAAGTGAATCATCTAAAGTAACTCTTAAATTTGGTAGAATAAATAATGATTTATATATTCACTTTTTAGAAGGTCGTATTAATTATTCATACATTTCAATAAAAGACTTTTTCTATTGGCGTGAAGTAGTTAGAGAAGAATTTCAAGTAAAAATTGATGATGAAATTGTGATGTCAAATGAGAAGTTTGATTTATTGACTGATGAACTAATGGATGGTGAAGTAACTCAAATTTTTAACTAA
- a CDS encoding MFS transporter produces MSKNNKNIQLYIILFGVFWTKAAAILSMPFLTLFLHNKVNLSLTAIGFIVGIQPLAVCFGGLIGGYLSDIFKKRNIMLISVLSSGFIFICFYLTSFIQNTFFQFLLFAFLNLLNGFSSAFFTPISRVILTELASNSEENIKFMHMRYIAINLSATVGPLLGAYAGIAANSSAFLITAIAYLIYFFILLISVKHLTLKMDTSIKEDKFKNFFTAFKLHISNKPFFYLLLSTGIFSMLYVQMNTNLALIIEKNITQGTIFFSWMLSLNAILVILIQPLIYLITKKMRQKIIYFVGFLINIFAGASLFISPISKISIIAFFIFLSVAEVLIYPVSGVLTAEMTDDKNKGIAFGLLDLTNLGSAIGPLFGGFLLQHYATKGFAIGFLAVTIISSIFIVKKIFDQNPQIEAKIQS; encoded by the coding sequence ATGTCAAAAAATAATAAAAACATTCAGTTATACATTATTCTATTTGGCGTTTTCTGGACAAAGGCTGCTGCAATATTAAGCATGCCATTTTTGACATTATTTTTACACAATAAAGTCAATCTCTCACTTACAGCTATAGGATTTATTGTTGGAATCCAGCCTCTAGCGGTTTGTTTTGGTGGATTAATTGGCGGTTATTTATCTGATATTTTTAAAAAAAGAAACATAATGTTAATTTCAGTATTATCATCAGGCTTTATTTTTATTTGTTTTTATTTAACTAGCTTCATTCAAAACACTTTTTTTCAATTTTTATTATTTGCGTTTCTGAATTTGCTAAATGGTTTTTCTTCTGCATTTTTTACTCCAATTTCAAGAGTAATATTAACTGAACTAGCTTCAAATTCTGAAGAAAATATAAAATTTATGCATATGCGTTATATTGCAATAAATTTAAGCGCTACAGTTGGTCCCCTTCTTGGGGCATATGCAGGAATTGCAGCCAATTCAAGTGCATTTTTAATTACAGCAATTGCTTACTTAATATATTTCTTTATTCTACTTATATCTGTTAAACATTTAACTTTAAAAATGGATACTAGCATAAAAGAAGATAAATTCAAAAATTTTTTTACAGCATTCAAACTGCATATTTCGAATAAACCTTTCTTTTACTTACTTTTAAGTACAGGTATTTTTTCCATGTTATATGTTCAAATGAACACTAATTTAGCATTAATAATTGAGAAAAATATTACACAAGGCACAATATTTTTTTCCTGGATGTTAAGTTTAAATGCAATTTTAGTTATATTAATTCAACCATTAATTTATTTAATAACAAAAAAAATGCGACAGAAAATAATTTATTTTGTAGGTTTTTTAATTAATATATTTGCAGGAGCAAGTTTATTTATATCCCCAATTTCAAAAATATCTATTATTGCATTTTTTATCTTTTTATCTGTTGCAGAAGTATTGATTTATCCTGTTTCAGGTGTTCTAACAGCTGAAATGACCGATGATAAAAATAAAGGAATTGCATTTGGTTTGCTAGACTTAACTAACTTGGGATCTGCAATAGGTCCATTATTTGGTGGGTTTCTATTGCAACACTATGCCACTAAAGGATTTGCAATAGGATTTTTAGCTGTAACAATTATTAGCTCCATTTTTATAGTTAAGAAAATTTTTGATCAAAATCCACAAATTGAAGCTAAAATACAAAGTTAA